Below is a genomic region from Rhododendron vialii isolate Sample 1 chromosome 5a, ASM3025357v1.
TCGAAGTTGTGAAATGAAATGTTGGAGAGAAAGAGTGACTAAATTAGGACTAATGGCGCACGACTGTGTAATTTATTAAGAAATTACGTGCAATTAATTCAATAAATGTCTTCAGAGTTGCTTCATGATCAATATTGAATTATTTAGTATATTGAAACAGTGATTCAATTCCAACCATTAATTACGCCACGTAGCACGTCACAGGCAATCCATTGTAAACATATAATGAGAACAACTGGGAACATAGAAGTTCAGAAATTTCTTTGTATTCTGACAAGTTTCTCCCTTGCAGCAAAGAAGAGGCATATATAAAGgtaataatgaaaataaaattggaaaaaccTAACCAGGAGAACAAAAAAGACCAACATATCACGGTtatcaacaaaagaaagaataggAAATAGATCGCAAAACGTATGACGAGCACAAATCCGAAAGATGTAATTTTCGTTGGGAGGagtttttttggtgaaatttggttGAAGGGATACGAGCTTGTACATGTCGGTAACCAATCTCGGCTTCAAAGGTGGGTGGCATATATTAGGGATCGATAGCCCACCGTAGCCCAAGATAACGAATATTCGATTGAGGCAAATATGGAGTTCCTCAGGATTCGGTAAACTTGGctccttttttactttttttttttttctcagcaaaaggaaattttattaaaaatcgaAAGGTTATATCGAAAGGAAACACAGTGGAAAAATGACACCTAACTCATCCAGCAGGAGATTGGATGAGAAATACCTCAAAATTACAGTTTTAACAGTCGAATACCATCTAAATACCCTTTGAACTCCTCGATTAAATACCCTCGATTGGCTCCTTTTCAACTTGGaacattttattaattttaagttaaattaagACCACATAAATGTATACTACTATTAAAAAGATTAATAGCAAGCATAAATTGTGTCCTATATATGGGACCCACAACAATGAACAATGCAATCTGACCTATATCACATGACATGACTGAGTTCGTAAGATACAATTAAACAGTTAAAGTTAAAGAACAGAGGCTTCCGCAAGATCCGGACTCCGATATTGTAGTACGCAAGtgactaaataattttttattttttttgtcaaactttcCAGGTACTTTCATTGATACGAAAACCTACATTGGGAATGAGTAGCCACCCCCAAAGAGGGAGAAATGCAACCAGAAAAGAGGACTAAACTCATAAATCAACATTCAGGATCTCACACAAATAAAACTCGTCTCCTACCTCGAAAAGCCATTAAGATGACATAGAAAACCCACCACAACACCCACAAGGAGTGAGAGAAAGCCCCGCGCTGAGAAAgaaacccaataaaaaaaacaacaaagaaaaactaTAGCAATATCTACGAGCAAACAACAGATCCACACCCCTAAGTCTAGCCACCCAAAAATGCCGAATAAGACCCTCATTGCCGCCACCAATTGCCACAAAGACGGCCGAGACACAGCAAAGAGTACGGAAAATTTGTCAAGTTCATTGGATTTATTTACGACGATCCTAAAGTTAATTATGTTTAGGGTTCTAGTATGATATTACAAAATTCACTATTTCTATCATATTTTGATGTCATCGAGCCCACAGCCAGGGCTGCAAGCTGCAAATGAGCTGAGCTGAGTCAAGCTTCGCCATGTTCAAGCTCATCTCGTAGGTATCTACATTAGCTCGAGCTCGTCACAAGCTGCCAACctttagctcgagctcggctcactTAAGCTCAAAAAGTTAACTGCTCAAAGCGCTAAGTAGGTGAAACGGGTGGTCTCCGCTTTTGTAATGGAACTTGCTTGGTCATTTGTTTGAGTAGGCGATATGGAACTAAGGAGAAGAGAGTGAGGGTTTTGCTTGTTTCCTTCTTGAAATTTTCTTCCGTCCCATATCGGAAATTTTATAGTTCAAGAGACGTCCCCCCTAGATCACATTGACTCTAAGCTCCATATTTGGCCGATTTTCCTTGGCTAAGATAAGATCAaaagttttggaaaatgatatagTTTTGCTATATATGcttagaaaataataataaacataataaaaaattttggcTCGCGAGCCGATTCAAGCCGAGCATCAACTGGCTCgtgctcggctcgttaaggaaATGAGCCACTAAATTGGGCTCGAGCTCATTTGTTTATATTACAAgtcgagcttgaacgagccactatTAACCCGAGCCCCAAGCTGCTCGTGAACGGCTCTGTTCGTTTGCAGCCATACACACGGGTATCTAGTCTTTAAATGCTAAATTTATCTTATGGTCTCAGTCATGTCacattacatatatattattgcTTTATTCATTATTGTGCGTTCCACGAGCCAAGAGTCACGGGAACCAATTCATTAACCATTAATATTTTGCATTTACCTTTTTTGAAGTCTGAAAAAAGGACGATGTAAAACTTTATAGCAGTACTTGTGCTTGTGCGTGGAGCCGCACTTAATTATTCAAAAGCATTGAACTAAAATAATGCATGTAAAACGTTTTGACGCTATCATTACTAAAATCCCATAATCTCGATAGCACATGGTGAATCATAGAGAGTTAAATCGTGTACAAGGAGGACCAATTTTACAATGTCAGTCACCCAAACTACCCTAATGACATAGTGTTCTTATTTAGGAGACCTTGTCTAATTTCTCTTTCTCAATGCTTACTTACAATTCATTTTGCTATTCCGAACAACTTTTCACGTCTAATCTTTCTTGAGTCTCCAGCTTTACAAAAAGGGTCAACAGTTTGTCAAAAAATGTCAATTACGAGAAAAGAGTAGTTTTTTTATTGGGACAACCTTGTTTTGCGCTTCAaatcctaacaaaaaaaaagggtgtaAAAAGCTGTAAAAGTCCAGAATAAGAAGCACAAAACAAGGTAAATCCTGACTCTTACAGCTCATACATGCTGTTTATTTTGAGCCCTCTTCCGCGTATATAAACATTGCTATTGCTCCCTATCTTGCATCCCTATGCTTTCATTCCTTAGCAATTTCCTCCCCTATTGCCACCGCCTCTTTTTTCTCCCATTGAAACTCTGCTATCCCATTCTATAGATTTTTTTGTTCGGCAATCCATTCTGAAGATAATACTGAAAAATGTATCAAATTACCTTTCtcctcatcctcttcttctttgttgGGCAACTTCCTTCAACAATTGGAGATATCCAAACGGTAACAATCTCCTCAGACTCTCGTCGCACCATCTTTTTTAAAGATTTCTGTTTCGATCTCACAGGTCATGTCTCCCTCAATGTCTCCAGTGTCTCGAtcaccaccacctctaccaccccAATAAACACCTCACGTATAGGTttcttctttggtgatttaTATGCCCTTCAATATTATGGACTTGTGATATATTTTGAGGAAGGAAAAACATGCATTCTTGAGTCCCCCAACCTAATCCCAGGAGGTTTCGAACCCATAGCCACATTTGCAGAACTCTCACCTCCTCCCCATTCTTCCATAAGCAAAACCCTCCCCATCCCTGCTTTCACTGTGAACAACAAAACCCGCCCCGTCCATTCACCAGACTATCTCGGTATCTATTTTTCGAACTGTGAGCCGAATACCTCGGTGTCAATGCACGTTCACGTGGAAACCTATAACATCGATAGAAATGGCAAGGACTATCTTGAAGTCGGTAGAACTCAACTGCCAATAATCTACTTCATTTTTTCCATCCTTTACTTGTTGTTTCTGGCCTTGTGGGTATATGTATGCTACAAGAACAGGTCATTTGTTAGCAAGATACACATTCTTATGGCCATATTGGTCGTAATGAAATCGTTGAATCTATTTTTCGATGCAGAGGACAAACGCTACATCAAGGTCAGTGGAACCCCTCATGGATGGGACTTATGGTTTTATTTGTTCCGTTGTCTTCGAGCTCTGCTATTGCTAACCGTAATCATGTTGATTGGGAGTGGTTGGACAATCTTGAAACCAACTTTACATGCCAACGAGAAGAGAATCTTGGCATTTGGCGTAACAATTCAGGTTTTTGCTAGCGTAGCCCACGTTTATACGGATGAAACCGGCCCATCCAATAGCAACTACTTGTTCTTGACTCTGTTGTTATTGCTGGTCGATGTAATGGGCTTTATGATAGTTTTCGTTCCAATTGATTCGTCGATGCTGACACTCAAGGAAGGCGCGAGGACAGATAGAACTGCTGCACAGGATCTGGGAATGATGAgacttttgggatattttaacATATGTCTGTTTACGTTCTTGCAATTGAAGTGGGTTGCGTGGATTTCCGTCTCTTGGCTCATTATCCCTGATGGAGATTGTGGTATAGAGTGGTTGATTGTTACGATTGAAGAGACTATTGTCCTTGGATTTTACATTGCGATGTTTTATCTATTTCGGCCTAGGGAGCAAAATGAGTATTTTGTTGTTCAAGACGAAGAGATGGTTCTTGCAACGATTCGGAGAGAGATTGCTTAGACTTGAAATTTGGTTTATATATAGATTCGTGTGGTTAGACTTCATACGACCCGGTAAATTTGATGTGGGGATTTTCTTGACGAAGAGCTGAGAATTGTTGCTACTCGGGGGGAAAAAAACGCAAAAGAACGGGAAATTGTTGAGATATATGTTATTTTATTCGTTTATTCAAtccaattggaaaaaaaaatttgtgtaagGTAATTGTTGTACAAATTTTATATGTTATGTTCCATAGTTCTGTTTATCTCGAACTTTTAAACCCTGTTGTGCTTGATTTTTGCTttccatgtacttggtgaaaatTGAACATAAATGTCTTCCGAGTTGCATTCTTGATCATTATTGAATTAGTACTTAGCATCTTGAAATAACGATCGAAACAACGCCAACCATTCAGTAGTTTCTCCCAACCAAGCAGAGGCGTAAAGGTAATAATGGAAACAAAATTGGAAAATCGTATCCAGTataacaagaaatattttagtcattttaaaatttttaataataaGGATCCTTTTGTTTCGAGGTAAAATGTTTTCTAcgaaaaatgttttttcaaaaaacaaacttcaaacttttattttccggtgtttggttggcactagaaaaatatttttagaaatcgaCAATATAGTgtaaagagagaggggggtttaaacagtggagagatctgagaatattggaattgaacgttgATCAGGACTGACGATCAACAAAACTTAGCAGTGAGAATTGTAGTAAAAGACAGCgggttcatttcaaaaaataacttacgaaagatttaagggtaattcatttttatgcaattaatgtaaaatattttccttattttttacacaaccaaacaccgaaaaatatgtaaaacattttacgcccaaacaaacaaagcctaaatGTCAATCACCTCCATTAACGGCATTTAAGTTCTTTAAGTTTTATCACCACATTTGTTAAGTTCATTGGATTTAATTAGAATGATCCAAAAGTTAATTAGGTCTTGCGTTCTAGTACGATTTTATTCATTATTGTGCGTTCCACTAGCCAAGAGTcagaaaatttaattttctttcaagTCTGCAAAGGACAATGTAAAACTTTCAAGAACTTGTGCTCGTGCCTAGAGGCACTTAATTATTCAAAAGCATTGACCTAAAATAATGTAAAACTGTTGGACACCATCATTTCTAAAATCCCTTCAAGCCACCCCGAGAGAAATAAACAAATTCCAAAGATCTTGGGCAAATCCAAAGAAGGCTTTCTTGTAAGTTCGTCACAAACTATTCCTAGATTCCAATACAACTAATGCCAGATAGCTGCTAAGAAGCACTAGACAGAAAAAAATCCCTCACTCTTGATAGAACATGGAGAATCATAGAGAGTAAGAACGCTACAAGGAGGACGAATTTTTACAATATCAAATGTCAGTCACACAAACTATCCTAATGTCATATTGTTATTATCTAGGAGATCGACCTTGTTTTGTGCTTCTGAATGCTTACTTACAGCTCATTTTGCTATTTTGAAAGCTTATCGTTAGAACACTTTCTCGCGGGCAAGGATAGCTGTCCAAGGCTTTCGTCTCTCGACCGAAAAGAAGATTTCTTACTTACGAGCTACATACTTTCAGTGAGAAGGACATAGGTACGTAGCCTTGCTTACTTTCAGTTTTCATTGACCTGGGCCACGACGATCGAGCTACAGAGAAAAAGCTTTTGTGCAAGCTGGTTAGAATCAACCGGGGTGGTTTTTAAGTGTTTATTGACTTTTCTGGCTCTTCCTTATATATTACATAAGCCCTAAAGTAGGTAAGCCCGAAAGCCGAACTCAGCAACTAAGTAGTTCACTACCCCTCTTCTTCTGGTGTATCATCCGCGGAAATATTAATGGTAAAAGGGGGGGACTCAATGAGCTATGATATAACATGTCTATTGTGTCTTGAGTCTCCATCTTTATGAAAGGTTAACggtttgccaaaaaaattgtccattacattaaaatagaaaatagtgcATGTGTTTTTATTTGGACAACCTGATTTTGTGCTTCCAAATCTCGACTTTTACAgcttttttttcatctttacaAAAGGTTCAACGGTTTGCCCAAAAAGTGTCAATTATTAGAAAAGACTAAGTTTTTATTGGGACAACTTTGTATTGCGCGTCTAAATCTTgacttttactctttttttgaCAATAGAAAAAAGCTGTAAAAGTCAGGATTTAGAAGCACAAAACGAGGTTAATCCTGATTTTTACAGCTGATACTGTTTATTTTGAGCCCTCTTCCACCTATATAACCATCGATATTGCTCCTTGTCTTGCATCCCTATGTCCTTCATTCCTTACCAATCTCCAACCCCATTGCCACCaggcctctcttttttcccctttgcaACACCGCTGTCGCGTTCTACAAATTTTCTTGTTCGGTAATCCATTCTACGCATATCAACTAAAAAATGCATCAAGTTACCTTTCTCTTCATCCTCTTCTTCATTCTTGTTGTCCAACTGATCCCCTCAACAATTGGAGATATCAAAACGATGACGATCTCTTCAGACTCTCGTCACACCATCCTTTTCGGAGATTTTTGTTTCGATCTCACTGGTCATGTGTCTCTCACCGTCTCCAATGTCTCAATCACCACCACCTCTACAACCCCAATAAACTCCTCACGTATAGGTTTCTTCTATGGCGAGTTATACGCCCTCCAATATTATGGATTTGTGGTACTTTTTCAAGAACGAAAAACATGCATTCTTGAGTCCCCCACCTTAATACCAGGAGGTTTCGCACCCATAGCCACATTTGCAGAACTCTCACCTCCTCCCCAATCTTCCATTAGCAAAACCCTCCCCATCCCTGCTTTTACTGTGAACAACGAAACCCGCCCCATCCATTCACCAGACCATCTCGGTatctatttttccaattgtgAGCCAAATACCTCTGTCTCAATGAACGTTCACGTAGAAACCTATAACATAGACCGAAATGGCAAGGACTATCTTGAAGTCGGTAGAACTCAATTGCCAATGATCTACTTCATTTTTTCCGTCCTCTACTTGCCGTTTCTGGCCTTGTGGGCATTATCATGCTACAAGAACAGGTCGTTTGTTCGCAAGATACACATTCTAATGGCCATATTGGTCGTAATGAAATCGTTGAATCTACTTTTCGAGGCAGAGGACAAACAGTACATCAAGGTCAGTGGAACCCCTCATGGATGGGACTTATGGTTTTATTTGTTCCAttttcttcgagctctgctaTTGGTAATCGTAATCATGTTGATTGGGACTGGTTGGATGATCTTAAAACCAACTTTACATGCAACCGACAAGAAAATCTTGGCTTTGGGCGTAACAATTCAGGTTTTTGCTAGCATAGCCCATGTTTACACCAATGAAACCGGCCCGTCCAATAGCAACTACGTGTATTTGACTCTTGGGTTATTGCTGTTCGATTTGGTGGGCTTTATGATAGTTTTCGTTCCAATTGAGTCGTCCATGAAAACACTCAAGGAAGCCGCGAAGACAAATGGAACTGCTGCGCAGGATCTGGGAACAATGAgacttttgggatattttaacAAAACTGTGTTTACGTTCTGGCAAGTGAAGTGGTTTGCGtggatttgggtctctaggctcAGTATATTCTTTGATGAAGATTGTTGTTTAGAGTGGTTGATTGCTACGATTGAAGAGACTGTTTCCCTTGGATTTTACATTGCAATGTTTTATCTGTTTCGGCCGAGGGAGCAGAATGAGTATTTTGTTGCTCTAGACGAAGAGACGGCTCTTGCTACGATTCAAAGAGAGTTTGATGAGATTTCAGATTCGGATTAATCATATCGGATTATATAAACATTCATGTGGTGAGACTTCGCTCGGTAAATTTGATGTGAGGATTTTCTTGATGAAGAGCTGGGAATTGGTGCAGTCCTCGGGTAAAAAAAACACAGAACTGGAAATTGTTGTGATATACTATGTTATTTCATGGTCAAGATTTAAGTGATGCTTTTTATGCGTTTATTCAGTCCAATTGAAAAAATGAAGTATGTAAGGTAATTGAACATGTATGTTCCATAGTTCTGTTTCTCTCAGAAATTTCTGAGTTTTTTTTAGTAGTTTCTCCCAACCAAGCAGAGGAATAAAggtaataatgaaaaaaaatttgaaaatcgtTACCAATATAACGAGAAAGAACAACATATCACTTACCAAAAGAAGGAATTGGAAATAGATCTCAACACGTATGATGCTTTGGCACAAATCCGAAAGATGTAATCTTCGCTGCGATGAGTTTAATCGGTGAAATTAGATCTAAGAGATACGAGGTTGTGCGTGTTGGTAAACAATCCGGTCTTCAAATTTTGCTGGCGCAAATCCGGGATATTCGACCATGGCCCAAGATGACAAAAGTTCGATCGAGGCAAAGAAGCGGAAATAATCGGCAACTGTTAAGCAGCTatggaggggagagagagagagagaggttgacGGTGGGGGAAAATCAGCAATGTCTGGAGTCCCACGCCCAGTGGGGAATTCAGCAATAAATACGCCCATTCCCTTCTCTCCGCCGTTCCTCCAGACCCAAATTTAAATTGGAAATGGATTTGGCGCCTTCCGTGCACTTACGGTATTCAACACTTTTTGTGGTTCACCACCCAGGGGCGGAAGGACATTGAGATAAAGGTGGGCAGCCGACCTCAAAAGTTGTCAAATTTTCATAAAGATAGATATAGTTTTTACCctatttttactaatttgaatctactctaaaatttattttaaatagaATCTCTACCCACAAAATTCTCAAACATAGCGCTAGTGTGTTGGTTCCTCATAACAAATCAAGGGTTTCGTTCGCGACGATGTGATCTCTTCAGACTCTTCTCCTAAAGAGTAGGCTTCGAAATTGTATGTGTGACCTAGGGCTGTCCGCGGTCCGGATTGGACTAGATTGctatgaatccaatcctaaCTCGTGAATCACGGCTTTTAGAAAATATAATCTATGTCTGAACCAAAAGTCATACAGTTCGGTTCTAATCCAATACGTTAGTCACGGTTCGGTTGCGGTTTTATCCACAGATTATATTCCATAAACACTAAATtgcaaatccaaccaaaaaaatcaaattcttgTCACCAAAAAAACAATCATTACAATCTGTCATTATATCCAGCAAGGTTGCAACAAAATGAAGTAAAGTACACAAGTATTATCCAGAGTTCTAGATTAGTTACAGCAAGGCAGCAACCAAATGACTCCACCAATATAACATGCAAATTCTAGTCAAGTATTGTCCAAGTATTATCTACTTATTACATATTCCataaaacctaacaaaaactagccaattagagcccgttccagaagtgaaaaaaagtccttattttttaaaaaggcaattttaagcttaaaaattatgggtttattgaattctaaaaatattcaatatggattttagttgaaaaatctcgatgagatctttaatacgatgaaaaaaaaattaaaaatttatttttcatttacattattttttagattgaaaatgtgaaataagctacttattttttaagaaggtttcttgaacggggccttagtttcacaaaacaaacaaaaagtatCACATTAAGATAAAAttactgaaaaaaataaaatcaattggtaaaaCTTATTATTGCTTActattacacacacacacacacacacatatatgtgtgtatatatatatatatatatatatattatttttaaatatttcactatccggttcggttaatcctCAGTTTCATGATGAAAATTCGTGGACCAAACCGTATTtcatgatttttcaattttcaaagccgtgtccggaccattaattcaTAGATCCAATCCAAATGTCATGGATTGGTTCAGTCCGGTCCGGTTTCATGGTTCTCGATTTTTCCTAGAGAGCCCTAGTGTGACCAATGAATGCATGATAGTTTGGTTGTGTATATagagaaatatatttttgaaaccatTACAAACAAGACTATCATCCATCGTTTTCAAAGTATGAAGAGTCGTCGGGGTTAATTGTAAATTGAAGCTACattttgttattaatatatatctactttttgTTAACTTGTTAATCctaattttctttcaattagCAACTAGAAAAGTGAATTATACATAGTATAAATTCCTGACCCCACTTATCGAAAATCCTGACTCCACCACTGTTGCCGCCCAAGAGCGGATCTCTACCCTTAACAATTTGTTCATCAGTCACACCACCACCTCTCCTTTCTGTGAATGCCGCCGTCTACTTCCTGAAACTACTTGTCGTGCTCTTCGTGATTGTGACCGTGCTAAAGCCATTTGGACTGCCCTCCTGTTTCCGCTGGACATCCAGTCCAACAATGCCAGTGACTGGATCCGGCTGCATGCTAAGATCAAGTCTTCTGATTCCTCGGGCTTACCTTAGAATATCATCTTTCTCTTCGCCATTTGGCATGTTTGGAATGATCATAACCAACACCTTTTTTAGCATAATTCCAACGTACTCGAGTTTACCAAGCCCAAACATTATTGCCAATAACATCATGAACAAAGCCTATAGCCTCATGGCCTCAACAGGAGGCTTACTGCGTGACCAACATAGCAGATGGCTAGGAGTGTACCATAGAACTTCATGGCCGAGTTATGGGCCTTGCGGGATGGATTGATCTTTGCGAAGGAGAAAAATGTGAGAAAATTGGAGATAGAAACTGATGCATTGGGAGTCATCCAATTGATAAACGATAAATATTTGTCACACAATCCACGTACTGGGTAATATTTTACTCAATTGCAGGTCCCTTATGGAGAAGTTTGAGGCGGTGTCTATTAAGCATATCTATTGGGAAGCAAATCAACGTGCAAAAGTGTTGGCAAATAATACGCCAGTTTCGGTTggatatttttatgtttatcaGAGCATTCCTAGTTGTATTGCTAATGTTTTCTATCCGGATTTGATTGGGGTTGTGTACCCTAGTATTGTAAACTCTTAATTATTAGTATTAGTGCATCttggtttaccaaaaaaaaatgcagcaaTGTTTGAAGATTCACTTGTTAACCACATTTTTAAAACAAGCCAATGTTTGAAGTGTAAAAGTTTACACCTTTTGGATTGCATACACATGTACAAACAAATAGTCAATTGGTCAGAGGATGAGGGTTTTTTTGGAGTTATGGAGGCCACCGGGAACATGGGATATAGTACTTGTATGAGGTCAAGGAAAGCATAGTCCTGTCTTTACTAGAGAGAGATAATTTATGTAAAGAATCCTTttggagggggggggggagaacCGACGTAAAGTAAGAAATTCAGTCCCCTCCCCCGAAAAAGCTAAAGAAACCGACGGGAGATCAACCACCAACCCTGAGAACCGACCGGCATGTGGGGTTCAATTTGGGTCCCGCAAGTATGATCCAagtcgtttaataattttttttttaaaaacgagTGTGTCCAtataaaatcagctcaatctgatatatgtaggtgctcgatccagttattcattttttcatgCATCTGAAATACGaatgaaaaatggaagattgaatCGAGAACttacacatattggattgagatgatttttcaaATGCTCaatcagttttttttgttattattgaaCGGCTAGGATCATTCACGTGGAGCCCTAAGTGGGCCGTCGGTGGCTCCTGTCGGTTTCCGTAGCAGAATACGCCCTCCCTCaagccaaaaaccaaaacagtcCTTTATATATTCCTGTTCCAGTAACTCTCCCCTCACCTCACACTTCATGAATCATGAATATACTACACTCTATTCCCACTTTATGATCAACCTTGGGAATGTATGGATGTTTTCCCGGATAATCGACGGAGCATTGCGGAAAATAGGTACGAACAAAATCCATCTATTGTTAAGCTTTTTCTAGTTTCTTGAACAAGGACTTGATGCTTATTGGGGTTTTAGTAAAGGGGAAAAGGAGCTCAAAGGGTGTGGAAATTGGAGTCAAAAATCGCTTGAGGACAACGTAAAACTTTCTAGCACTTGTGCGCGTGCCTGAAGCCACTTAATTCTTCAAAAGCAATGACCTAACATAATGTAAAACGGTTAAGACACCATCATTACTAAAATCCCTTCAAGCCACCCCGAGAGAAATAAATGAATTCCAAAGATCTTGGGCAAATTCAAAGAAGGTTTTCTTGTACATTCATCACAAACTATTTCTAGGTCCCAATACCAGATAGTTGCCGAGAAGCACTAGCCTGAAAAAATCCCTTAATCTCGATAGAACATGGTGAATCATAGAGAGTTAAAATGCTATCAAATGTGAGTCACACAAACTATCCTAATGACATATTGTTATTATTTACAAGACCTTTTGTGGTTCTAAAAGCTTACTT
It encodes:
- the LOC131326884 gene encoding protein CANDIDATE G-PROTEIN COUPLED RECEPTOR 7-like — encoded protein: MYQITFLLILFFFVGQLPSTIGDIQTVTISSDSRRTIFFKDFCFDLTGHVSLNVSSVSITTTSTTPINTSRIGFFFGDLYALQYYGLVIYFEEGKTCILESPNLIPGGFEPIATFAELSPPPHSSISKTLPIPAFTVNNKTRPVHSPDYLGIYFSNCEPNTSVSMHVHVETYNIDRNGKDYLEVGRTQLPIIYFIFSILYLLFLALWVYVCYKNRSFVSKIHILMAILVVMKSLNLFFDAEDKRYIKVSGTPHGWDLWFYLFRCLRALLLLTVIMLIGSGWTILKPTLHANEKRILAFGVTIQVFASVAHVYTDETGPSNSNYLFLTLLLLLVDVMGFMIVFVPIDSSMLTLKEGARTDRTAAQDLGMMRLLGYFNICLFTFLQLKWVAWISVSWLIIPDGDCGIEWLIVTIEETIVLGFYIAMFYLFRPREQNEYFVVQDEEMVLATIRREIA
- the LOC131326886 gene encoding protein CANDIDATE G-PROTEIN COUPLED RECEPTOR 7-like, with the translated sequence MTISSDSRHTILFGDFCFDLTGHVSLTVSNVSITTTSTTPINSSRIGFFYGELYALQYYGFVVLFQERKTCILESPTLIPGGFAPIATFAELSPPPQSSISKTLPIPAFTVNNETRPIHSPDHLGIYFSNCEPNTSVSMNVHVETYNIDRNGKDYLEVGRTQLPMIYFIFSVLYLPFLALWALSCYKNRSFVRKIHILMAILVVMKSLNLLFEAEDKQYIKVSGTPHGWDLWFYLFHFLRALLLVIVIMLIGTGWMILKPTLHATDKKILALGVTIQVFASIAHVYTNETGPSNSNYVYLTLGLLLFDLVGFMIVFVPIESSMKTLKEAAKTNGTAAQDLGTMRLLGYFNKTVFTFWQVKWFAWIWVSRLSIFFDEDCCLEWLIATIEETVSLGFYIAMFYLFRPREQNEYFVALDEETALATIQREFDEISDSD